In Humulus lupulus chromosome 6, drHumLupu1.1, whole genome shotgun sequence, a single genomic region encodes these proteins:
- the LOC133784241 gene encoding uncharacterized protein LOC133784241: MLEGKAVIGETDMLQTMQQDALVLAAKALDVFDVTEATEIARFIKKEFDRLHGAGWQCIVGTDFGSFVTHCSGCFIYFCVGSLAILLFKGSTGIDAEANQFGALESVKA, from the exons ATGTTGGAAGGGAAAGCAGTTATTGGAGAAACAGATATGTTGCAGACGATGCAACAGGATGCGCTTGTTTTAGCCGCCAAAGCACTCGATGTTTTCGATGTCACAGAGGCCACGGAGATAGCCAGGTTTATTAAAAAG GAATTTGATCGGTTACATGGAGCTGGGTGGCAATGCATTGTGGGGACAGATTTTGGGTCATTTGTGACTCATTGTTCTGGCTGTTTCATCTATTTTTGTGTAGGGAGTCTTGCCATATTGCTCTTTAAGGGCTCTACTGGTATTGATGCTGAGGCTAACCAATTTGGAGCCTTGGAGTCTGTTAAAgcttaa